In a genomic window of Acropora muricata isolate sample 2 chromosome 2, ASM3666990v1, whole genome shotgun sequence:
- the LOC136909221 gene encoding uncharacterized protein: MPRQRQSLKKGHHKLGKDCRNREGQKLESESSDEFKNCVTGCYCAQLLLDTKPLTVELSGQAGGVISPNPGPANNSTRSCNSDGLNILYINARSLKAFVASSDNGGTKVCKIQLLQQLVFSSSYDVVCVCETWLNDSILSSEILPGYTIYRHDRLNRIGGGVLVAVKDNIRSTRHAELESENTELIVNELIIPNSKSVFLYTFYRPPNSAPDVLLQLNSSLLSTRESSCCILLGDFNLPELVWSNPSAPNHHSGQVLYDTFCDLAVDNFLHQLIEGPTHIAGNKLDLLLCNCPQYIEHINTFKTDDFPTDHLLVEFFIKLKFRRAKPVKRQVFDYKNGDFEGLRSTLSHTPFNLCVTDDINDHWSAWKDLFLAAVKEHIPTKTITDKNTPPWIDKDVRHLIHKKYTILKKYRQNKSEERKRKLHVISQNIKTLMKNKHCEYLDKIELSFKSNSKAFWSYHKAVLHHRASHNAVLKYNGTIAKSSKEKA, from the exons ATGCCCCGTCAAAGACAGTCTTTGAAAAAAGGACATCACAAGCTTGGAAAAGACTGCAGAAACAGAGAAGGCCAAAAACTTGAGAGTGAGAGCAGTGACGAGTTCAAAAACTGTGTGACAGGCTGTTACTGTGCACAGCTGTTGCTGGATACCAAGCCACTGACAGTCGAGCTTTCCGGACAAGCTGG TGGGGTCATCTCGCCTAATCCAGGTCCTGCTAACAACTCTACTCGTTCTTGTAACTCTGATGGTCTCAATATCCTGTATATTAATGCAAGAAGTTTAAAGGCCTTTGTTGCAAGTAGTGATAATGGCGGCACCAAAGTGTGCAAGATTCAGCTCCTACAACAACTTGTGTTTAGCAGCTCCTACGATGTGGTCTGCGTGTGTGAAACTTGGTTGAATGATTCTATCCTCAGCAGTGAAATTCTTCCAGGCTATACAATCTATCGCCATGATCGCTTAAATCGAATTGGTGGTGGTGTTCTAGTCGCTGTAAAGGACAATATTAGATCAACTCGTCATGCTGAACTCGAATCGGAAAATACTGAACTTATTGTGAACGAACTTATTATACCAAACAGCAAGTCTGTCTTTCTCTACACCTTCTATCGACCTCCAAATTCAGCACCTGACGTTCTTCTTCAGCTAAATTCATCGCTTTTATCCACCCGCGAATCCAGTTGTTGTATATTACTTGGAGACTTCAATCTTCCAGAATTGGTCTGGTCGAATCCATCTGCACCTAATCACCATAGTGGACAAGTACTTTACGACACTTTCTGTGATCTTGCTGTTGACAATTTTTTACATCAGCTTATTGAAGGGCCAACCCATATAGCTGGAAATAAACTTGATCTCCTGCTGTGTAATTGTCCTCAATACATAGAACATATCAACACCTTTAAGACGGACGACTTTCCCACCGATCACCTACTTGTTGAATTCTTCATCAAATTAAAGTTTCGCAGGGCTAAACCTGTAAAGCGTCAAGTTTTTGACTACAAAAATGGCGATTTTGAAGGCCTTCGTTCTACTCTTTCTCATACTCCATTCAATTTGTGTGTCACTGATGATATCAATGATCATTGGTCAGCATGGAAAGACCTATTTCTTGCAGCAGTCAAAGAACATATTCCTACTAAAACCATTACGGACAAAAATACTCCTCCTTGGATTGACAAAGATGTTCGCCACTTGATACACAAAAAATACACTATTCTGAAAAAATACCGTCAGAATAAATCTGAAGAAAGGAAACGAAAATTACATGTAATTAGCCAAAACATCAAGACATTAATGAAGAACAAACACTGTGAGTACTTGGATAAGATTGAATTGTCTTTTAAATCAAATTCAAAAGCTTTTTGGTCCTACCATAAGGCTGTTTTACATCACAGAGCGAGCCATAATGCGGTACTCAAGTATAATGGAACTATTGCTAAATCTTCCAAAGAAAAAGCCTAA